The Algoriphagus sanaruensis genome window below encodes:
- the asnB gene encoding asparagine synthase (glutamine-hydrolyzing) yields the protein MCGIHLIWGKGANEENIQKLVDHSHHRGPDQQAVLSPWAGLWIGVNRLKILDLGIEANQPFWDSDGNYLLIWNGEIYNYSTLRSILEKMGVPLQSKSDTEVLLYYLKFFGTEALTKIQGMFSLIFIDLLQQSVLIARDPTGEKPLYFFQNPDSLIVSSEAKGIANLLGLEVDAQQITSYFYFRFPLPGKSAFKGIREWKPGRYSRVHQHFSFRWDTIPSQAPSPEKPELRTFQASLKSAISKQFQADTPVGVMLSGGADSSLLYAYWYQQSGISLPSFTIQTEKKYEKKYADASHALRLCQQFPSDQELIAIDQRIFLQHWEEYLLSLDQPMGDSASFLTWMIGKKAKVSVKVLIGGAGADELWGGYQRHVGFNRYLSHSGFWTTWSPILAKLPWNREIKKFLNGIDRNPNKTFLNFSALENPDSELYPDFDRYFNLSLDPYKRMLDFDRQVYLVEDVLKIHDHALMAHSIEGRSPYLDAEMISLWESVTDHSLLIGKTWIKASLSEIGLDWIANRKKFGFGLPLQEWLQEDGPFAQRVFSTLKAWADLEGKLLPQPILEVCKHPEQAAKNQFLTLYNLFLWREWVNLRS from the coding sequence ATGTGCGGAATCCACTTGATTTGGGGAAAAGGAGCGAATGAAGAGAATATTCAAAAACTAGTCGACCATTCTCACCATCGGGGGCCAGACCAGCAGGCTGTCCTTTCTCCTTGGGCAGGACTTTGGATTGGCGTCAATCGCTTGAAAATTCTTGATCTAGGGATAGAGGCCAATCAACCCTTTTGGGATTCGGATGGAAATTACCTTCTGATTTGGAACGGTGAAATCTACAATTACTCAACGCTGAGATCGATCTTGGAGAAAATGGGGGTCCCTCTTCAATCCAAATCTGATACAGAGGTATTGTTGTACTATCTAAAGTTTTTTGGAACCGAGGCCCTAACCAAAATCCAAGGAATGTTTTCCTTGATTTTTATCGATCTCCTCCAGCAATCCGTGCTGATCGCTAGAGATCCAACTGGTGAAAAGCCGCTTTATTTCTTCCAAAATCCAGATTCTTTGATTGTTTCTTCAGAGGCAAAAGGAATTGCAAATCTGCTCGGCTTGGAGGTAGATGCGCAGCAAATCACTTCCTATTTTTACTTCCGATTTCCCCTCCCCGGCAAATCCGCCTTCAAGGGGATTCGAGAATGGAAACCCGGTCGATACAGTCGTGTTCACCAGCATTTCAGCTTCCGGTGGGATACTATTCCAAGCCAGGCACCTTCACCTGAAAAGCCCGAATTGCGCACTTTTCAAGCCTCATTAAAATCGGCTATTTCAAAACAATTTCAGGCCGATACTCCTGTAGGGGTTATGCTCAGTGGAGGTGCGGACAGCTCATTACTTTACGCGTATTGGTACCAACAAAGTGGGATCTCTTTACCCTCTTTTACCATCCAGACTGAGAAAAAGTACGAAAAGAAATATGCCGACGCATCCCATGCCTTGCGATTATGTCAACAGTTTCCCAGTGACCAGGAATTGATCGCGATTGATCAGCGTATATTCTTGCAGCACTGGGAGGAATACCTCCTGAGTTTAGATCAACCCATGGGAGATTCAGCTAGTTTCTTAACCTGGATGATTGGAAAAAAAGCCAAGGTTTCCGTGAAGGTATTAATTGGAGGAGCGGGTGCGGATGAGCTTTGGGGAGGGTATCAACGTCATGTGGGTTTTAATCGCTATCTATCCCATTCTGGATTCTGGACCACTTGGAGTCCTATTTTGGCGAAACTTCCTTGGAATAGAGAAATAAAAAAATTTCTCAACGGGATAGATCGAAATCCAAATAAGACCTTTTTGAATTTTTCGGCCTTAGAAAATCCTGACTCGGAACTCTACCCCGACTTTGATCGATATTTTAACCTCTCACTTGACCCGTACAAACGTATGTTGGATTTTGACCGACAGGTTTATTTGGTCGAAGATGTGCTTAAGATTCACGATCATGCGCTCATGGCGCACAGCATCGAAGGTAGATCTCCGTATCTGGATGCTGAAATGATTTCTCTTTGGGAATCCGTCACTGATCATTCATTATTAATCGGGAAAACTTGGATCAAGGCCTCCTTATCTGAGATTGGATTGGACTGGATCGCAAATCGAAAAAAATTCGGGTTTGGATTGCCTTTGCAGGAGTGGCTTCAGGAAGATGGTCCCTTTGCTCAGCGTGTTTTTAGTACGCTTAAAGCATGGGCAGACCTCGAAGGAAAACTCTTACCCCAGCCAATTTTAGAAGTTTGCAAACATCCAGAGCAAGCCGCTAAAAATCAGTTTTTAACTTTGTACAATCTATTCCTTTGGAGGGAATGGGTAAATTTAAGATCCTGA
- a CDS encoding magnesium chelatase: MDYQKLTGHQLLQIKTLGQLKASGYLPKSIKEELRDNLIQKIKAKENVFEGIWGYEDTVIPDIERAILSRHNINLLGLRGQAKTRIARMMTHLLDEYVPVVFGSELNDDPMHPLSSFAKNLIEEKGDDTPVAWLHREDRYAEKLATPDVSVADLIGDVDPIKAATMKLSYNDERVIHYGLVPRSHRCIFVINELPDLQARIQVALFNILQEGDIQIRGFKLRLPLDIQFVFTANPEDYTNRGSIVTPLKDRIESQIITHYPKSIEIGKKITAQEANLAGKPVDQIHVPELMRDLIEQIAIEARGSEFVDEKSGVSARLTISAYENLISAAERRLYLNGESNTVVRIADLIGVIPAITGKVELVYEGEQEGAGLVAYNLIGKAIRTQFVNYFPSPEQKKKDKSGNPYVIPLAWFGEGNELDILASQSDKEYKTLLHSVPGLEEVVTQMVKTLPEKEKEFFMEFALHGLAEYSQLSKKLLDTGLQFKDLFSSMFDMGPGDEDEDDFEDDDN; encoded by the coding sequence ATGGACTATCAAAAACTCACCGGACACCAACTCTTACAAATCAAGACCCTCGGCCAACTCAAGGCTTCAGGATATCTACCCAAATCCATCAAAGAAGAACTCCGTGACAACCTGATCCAAAAAATCAAAGCCAAAGAAAATGTCTTTGAAGGCATTTGGGGCTATGAGGATACGGTGATTCCTGACATTGAGCGGGCGATTCTTTCCCGTCACAATATCAACTTGCTCGGACTTCGCGGTCAAGCCAAAACCCGTATCGCACGAATGATGACGCATCTTTTGGATGAATATGTACCAGTGGTTTTTGGTTCGGAACTCAACGATGACCCCATGCATCCACTTTCGTCCTTTGCCAAAAATCTAATTGAGGAAAAAGGAGACGACACGCCTGTCGCTTGGCTCCATCGTGAAGATCGTTATGCAGAAAAACTAGCCACTCCGGATGTTTCGGTAGCCGACTTGATCGGTGATGTGGACCCAATCAAAGCCGCCACCATGAAACTGAGCTACAATGACGAGCGGGTGATTCACTATGGCTTGGTTCCCCGTTCGCATCGGTGCATTTTCGTGATCAACGAGTTGCCTGATTTGCAAGCAAGAATTCAAGTGGCACTTTTCAATATTCTACAGGAAGGCGATATTCAGATTCGAGGCTTCAAATTGAGGTTACCCTTGGATATTCAGTTTGTATTCACCGCAAACCCTGAGGACTACACCAATCGAGGCAGCATCGTAACTCCGTTGAAAGACCGAATCGAAAGCCAAATCATCACGCATTATCCGAAGTCGATCGAGATCGGCAAGAAAATCACAGCCCAGGAAGCTAACCTTGCTGGAAAGCCAGTGGATCAGATTCATGTGCCTGAGTTGATGCGAGACCTCATCGAGCAAATTGCGATCGAAGCAAGAGGTTCAGAGTTTGTGGATGAAAAAAGCGGGGTGTCGGCCCGATTGACCATTTCGGCTTACGAAAACCTGATCTCCGCTGCGGAAAGAAGACTTTATCTCAATGGGGAAAGCAATACTGTGGTCCGAATTGCAGACTTGATTGGAGTGATTCCAGCGATTACTGGAAAAGTCGAACTAGTTTATGAAGGTGAGCAGGAAGGTGCCGGACTAGTGGCTTACAACCTGATCGGAAAAGCGATCCGTACCCAATTCGTCAACTATTTCCCTTCTCCTGAACAAAAGAAAAAGGACAAATCAGGCAATCCGTATGTAATTCCATTGGCTTGGTTTGGAGAAGGAAACGAGCTGGATATTTTGGCTTCCCAATCCGACAAAGAATATAAAACCTTGCTTCATTCTGTCCCAGGGCTGGAGGAAGTGGTCACACAGATGGTGAAAACTTTGCCCGAAAAGGAAAAGGAATTTTTTATGGAATTTGCGCTACATGGCTTGGCAGAGTATTCTCAATTGAGCAAAAAACTACTCGACACGGGGCTTCAGTTCAAGGATCTATTCAGTTCCATGTTCGACATGGGACCCGGAGATGAGGACGAGGATGATTTTGAGGATGATGACAATTAA
- a CDS encoding P1 family peptidase, whose product MLKPQYLSALISAFFFLTIQILFAQTRARELGVPFGILPTGTLNSITDVEGVRVGHFTKIEGQNIRTGVTAILPHGDNLFQEKVPAAIFVGNGFGKLAGITQVQELGNLESPIILTNTLSVAAGIEGAARYSLAQPGNESVQSVNALVGETNDGYLNDIRGMHISPDEVIQAIQSATEGQIQEGNVGAGTGTVCFGWKGGIGTSSRKLPESLGGHTVGVLVQTNFGGNLQIAGVPVGEKLGKYPFKDALEKSDGSCMIVIATDAPVLERNLERMAQRAMMGLAKTGGIASNGSGDYVIAFTTHEGLRIPHSIPSQQLQKAEFLGNDDMTALFLAVIEATEEAIINSLFAAETMEGKAGKIVEELPKEKVLEWVKNQHIER is encoded by the coding sequence ATGTTAAAACCCCAGTACCTATCAGCTTTAATCAGCGCTTTTTTCTTTCTGACTATCCAAATCTTGTTCGCTCAAACCAGAGCTCGGGAATTAGGAGTGCCTTTTGGGATTCTGCCCACAGGAACGCTCAACTCGATTACAGATGTGGAGGGTGTAAGGGTCGGACACTTTACTAAAATCGAGGGACAAAACATCCGAACCGGAGTCACTGCAATTTTACCCCATGGGGATAATCTATTTCAGGAGAAGGTGCCGGCCGCGATTTTTGTAGGAAATGGATTTGGGAAATTGGCAGGAATCACTCAAGTACAAGAATTGGGAAATCTGGAGTCGCCGATCATTTTGACCAATACGCTAAGTGTCGCTGCCGGTATCGAAGGTGCGGCTCGCTACTCCCTCGCTCAGCCCGGCAATGAATCTGTTCAATCCGTTAACGCCCTAGTTGGAGAAACCAATGATGGCTACCTCAATGATATCCGTGGAATGCACATTTCTCCAGATGAAGTCATTCAAGCGATCCAATCTGCTACCGAAGGCCAGATCCAAGAAGGAAATGTCGGAGCAGGTACAGGAACTGTTTGTTTTGGATGGAAAGGGGGAATCGGAACTTCGTCCCGTAAACTTCCAGAAAGTCTTGGTGGACACACGGTGGGAGTTTTGGTTCAAACCAATTTTGGAGGTAATCTGCAAATTGCCGGGGTTCCAGTAGGTGAAAAGTTGGGAAAATATCCGTTCAAAGATGCCTTGGAAAAATCCGATGGAAGCTGCATGATCGTTATCGCGACCGATGCCCCAGTTTTGGAAAGAAACTTGGAGCGAATGGCTCAGCGTGCCATGATGGGACTCGCAAAGACGGGGGGAATTGCTTCCAATGGTTCGGGTGATTATGTGATCGCTTTTACGACCCATGAGGGATTGAGAATTCCTCATTCGATTCCTTCTCAGCAACTCCAAAAAGCAGAATTTCTCGGGAATGATGACATGACCGCACTCTTTTTAGCGGTGATTGAAGCTACAGAAGAAGCGATCATCAATTCCCTATTTGCTGCCGAAACGATGGAGGGGAAAGCAGGCAAAATCGTGGAGGAATTGCCCAAGGAGAAAGTTTTAGAATGGGTTAAAAATCAGCATATTGAAAGATAA
- the gldB gene encoding gliding motility lipoprotein GldB, whose translation MKNRLFGLALLLLVGLFSCSKKDQACALDEDILSQDLTVELVRLDQEFFAGTSASDFLHLMEKYPDFARNYLQVDQYYSPDTLAALLVEVHQDSAMRALYDSVQVEFADISDIQQDLEHAFKYIKHYYPNFQAPKVYTFVSGFNSDLVVTPEMIVIGLDYYLPKDHSFQPDIARYMAERYERSYLVPMIVLAISSRYNTVNPEENSLLSEMIYYGKAYHFVKAIMPCTSDQFIIGYTPEEISECYANEEFIWAHFVENELLYETSPLEIRKYIGEAPFTDAISTNAPGRLGRWIGWNIVDDYQASQDLDLPLLMMEADSEKIFRQSGYRPRSQE comes from the coding sequence ATGAAAAACAGACTCTTTGGATTAGCGCTTTTACTCTTGGTTGGATTGTTTTCCTGCAGCAAAAAGGATCAAGCCTGTGCCTTGGATGAAGATATTTTAAGTCAGGATTTGACGGTAGAGCTCGTGAGATTGGATCAGGAATTTTTTGCAGGTACTAGTGCCTCCGACTTTTTACACTTGATGGAGAAGTACCCGGACTTTGCGCGTAATTACCTCCAAGTGGATCAATATTATTCTCCAGACACCTTAGCTGCCTTGCTTGTAGAAGTGCATCAGGATTCTGCGATGCGTGCTCTGTACGATTCGGTTCAGGTAGAGTTTGCAGATATTTCAGATATTCAACAAGATCTTGAGCACGCTTTTAAATATATCAAACACTACTATCCAAATTTTCAGGCTCCCAAGGTGTATACCTTTGTATCAGGATTCAATTCTGATTTGGTCGTGACTCCTGAAATGATTGTCATCGGATTGGATTATTACCTGCCCAAGGATCATAGTTTTCAGCCGGATATTGCCCGCTATATGGCAGAACGATACGAACGTTCCTATTTGGTTCCGATGATCGTCCTTGCCATTTCCTCCCGATACAATACGGTCAACCCAGAAGAAAATAGCCTTCTGTCGGAAATGATTTATTACGGCAAAGCATATCACTTTGTCAAAGCCATTATGCCTTGTACCTCAGATCAGTTTATTATAGGATATACTCCTGAGGAAATTTCAGAATGCTATGCCAATGAGGAATTTATCTGGGCACATTTTGTCGAAAATGAGCTCCTATATGAAACCAGTCCTTTGGAAATCAGAAAGTACATTGGTGAGGCGCCATTTACTGATGCAATCAGCACCAATGCCCCGGGTAGACTTGGAAGATGGATTGGATGGAATATTGTGGATGATTACCAAGCGAGTCAAGACTTGGACTTGCCCCTACTGATGATGGAGGCAGATTCGGAAAAAATCTTTAGGCAATCCGGATATCGGCCGAGGAGTCAAGAGTAA
- a CDS encoding methyltransferase RsmF C-terminal domain-like protein, with protein MSELQLPTDFQTQMLALLGEVEFQLFTTSINRTPRTSIRLNPYKSFSPSWNSSPIPWSEEGYFLEERPSFTLDPAFHAGAYYVQEASSMFIEHILKSLEIPKGVYLDLAAAPGGKSTLLSSYLGEEGLLVANEVIQSRAQILKENAIKWGLGNIIVSNNDPDHFSSLEGFFDVVLVDAPCSGEGMFRKDPQAREEWSLDHVTLCSSRQKRIMNQAGALVKGGGYLIYSTCTFNEQENEEMIQFLTEEFAFEPVQISLDNSWGIVETQVETGDGAFFGYRFFPHKVEGEGFFITVLKRPDSASTQEPGRIKDFKHPVLKALGDREGDVIEQELGFDGSGKYYLLNDSYFRINREFYRYFEKISQALSLRYFGVELGKKQKNEWIPSHEWALSLLPKNGFAHVELNKDQALEYLRKNDQSFDDLPKGWVLFTHQNLPLGWAKNLGNRLNNYYPKDWRIRM; from the coding sequence ATGTCCGAACTTCAGTTGCCAACCGACTTTCAAACCCAAATGCTTGCCCTTTTGGGAGAAGTAGAATTCCAACTTTTTACTACCTCCATCAATCGGACTCCTCGTACTTCTATCCGCCTAAACCCATACAAATCATTTTCGCCTTCTTGGAATTCCAGCCCGATTCCCTGGTCTGAAGAAGGCTATTTTTTAGAGGAACGACCCAGCTTTACCCTTGACCCTGCCTTTCATGCTGGAGCCTATTACGTGCAGGAGGCTTCCTCCATGTTTATCGAGCATATCTTAAAAAGCTTGGAAATTCCCAAAGGGGTTTACCTTGATTTGGCGGCTGCACCAGGAGGGAAGAGTACACTTTTGTCAAGTTATCTGGGAGAGGAAGGCTTGCTTGTTGCTAACGAAGTGATCCAGTCAAGAGCCCAAATCCTCAAGGAAAACGCCATCAAATGGGGTTTGGGAAATATCATCGTTTCCAATAATGATCCCGATCACTTTTCAAGTTTGGAGGGATTTTTTGATGTAGTCTTGGTCGATGCACCGTGTTCGGGAGAGGGAATGTTTCGCAAAGATCCACAAGCTCGGGAGGAGTGGTCCTTAGACCATGTGACCCTTTGCTCTTCCCGCCAAAAACGCATTATGAATCAAGCCGGAGCACTGGTCAAAGGGGGTGGGTATCTTATCTATTCCACCTGCACGTTTAATGAACAGGAAAATGAGGAAATGATCCAATTTCTCACTGAAGAATTTGCTTTTGAACCCGTCCAGATTTCTTTGGATAATTCTTGGGGAATTGTTGAAACACAAGTAGAAACAGGAGATGGAGCGTTCTTCGGCTATCGTTTTTTCCCACACAAAGTAGAAGGTGAGGGATTTTTCATCACGGTACTGAAACGACCAGATTCGGCTTCTACTCAAGAACCCGGGCGAATCAAGGACTTCAAACATCCTGTGCTGAAGGCATTAGGCGATCGGGAAGGAGATGTGATAGAGCAAGAACTTGGTTTTGATGGCTCTGGAAAATACTACCTTTTAAATGACTCTTATTTTCGGATAAACCGAGAGTTCTACCGGTATTTTGAAAAAATCTCTCAGGCCTTAAGCCTTCGGTATTTTGGAGTGGAACTCGGAAAAAAGCAAAAAAATGAGTGGATTCCCAGCCATGAATGGGCACTTTCCCTTTTGCCCAAAAATGGTTTTGCACACGTGGAACTCAACAAAGATCAGGCTTTGGAATACTTACGAAAAAATGATCAATCCTTCGATGATTTACCCAAGGGATGGGTTCTTTTTACGCATCAAAACCTGCCTCTTGGCTGGGCCAAAAATCTGGGAAACCGACTGAATAATTACTATCCCAAAGATTGGAGAATCAGGATGTGA
- a CDS encoding DUF1304 domain-containing protein, translated as MELLTNLVIGLIAALHLYFLWFEMFAWETTGRKIFRQMPKEMFPKTKVLAANQGLYNGFLVAGLVWSRVITDPIWADKVALFFLTCVLIAGIFGAITASKKIFYVQGLPALVGIVLILF; from the coding sequence ATGGAACTCCTCACTAACCTTGTCATCGGCCTAATCGCTGCGCTTCATTTGTATTTTCTTTGGTTTGAAATGTTTGCCTGGGAGACGACGGGGCGAAAGATTTTTAGGCAAATGCCCAAGGAAATGTTCCCAAAGACCAAAGTTTTAGCCGCTAATCAAGGCTTGTACAATGGATTTTTAGTCGCTGGACTGGTTTGGTCAAGGGTTATTACCGATCCGATTTGGGCGGATAAAGTCGCACTCTTTTTCCTGACCTGCGTGCTGATTGCGGGGATTTTTGGGGCTATCACTGCCAGCAAAAAGATCTTCTATGTGCAAGGATTACCGGCTTTGGTAGGGATTGTGTTGATATTATTCTAG
- a CDS encoding glycosyltransferase family 4 protein, translating into MKIIYIHQYFRTPEQGGAVRSYHLAKGLVEAGHEVEMITAHNSGFYDQKWIEGVKVHYLPVAYSQHFGFLRRIWSFLMFVRKSKKLLKKLSRPDLLYITSTPLTTGLIGLWAKRKLALPYVFEVRDLWPEAPIQVGAIRNRLAIAYLKKLEKKIYSQSLRLIGLSPGIVRHLQSLVSDKEIDLIPNFSDLELFYPKEPDSTLQKSLGLSPGLTIAYTGALGMVNAVDELLDLAEWAQKRGKNWNFLILGEGSHQETLQKDATQRQLHQVRFLPLQNKKQVNEILNLADFAWISFAHYPVLKTNSPNKFFDALAAGKPILVNHKGWVFDLVKSHDLGIAFLPGKWEKAWEKLDELESQPRRIHAMGQRSRQLASFYFSKELAVSRVLEVVESRPKLTLDSSADIRIA; encoded by the coding sequence ATGAAAATCATTTATATCCACCAATATTTCCGAACTCCTGAACAAGGCGGAGCCGTGAGATCCTACCACCTTGCCAAAGGTTTGGTGGAAGCAGGGCATGAGGTGGAAATGATCACTGCCCATAATTCGGGTTTTTATGATCAAAAATGGATTGAGGGTGTCAAAGTGCACTATTTGCCGGTTGCCTATTCCCAACACTTTGGATTTCTGAGGAGAATTTGGTCCTTTTTAATGTTTGTGCGGAAAAGCAAAAAGCTGTTGAAAAAACTCTCTAGACCTGATCTTTTATACATTACCTCCACCCCCTTGACAACAGGCTTGATCGGACTTTGGGCCAAACGAAAATTGGCTCTTCCATATGTGTTTGAAGTTCGTGACTTATGGCCGGAGGCTCCAATTCAAGTCGGTGCCATCCGTAACCGCTTAGCGATCGCTTATTTGAAAAAGTTGGAGAAAAAAATCTATTCGCAAAGCCTCCGACTGATCGGACTTTCTCCGGGGATTGTGAGACATCTGCAATCGCTGGTCTCAGATAAAGAGATCGATCTTATCCCGAATTTTTCAGATTTGGAGCTTTTTTATCCAAAAGAGCCCGATTCAACTTTGCAGAAATCACTCGGGTTAAGCCCGGGACTGACCATTGCATACACGGGTGCTTTGGGAATGGTGAATGCGGTTGATGAATTATTGGATTTAGCAGAATGGGCCCAGAAACGTGGGAAAAACTGGAACTTTTTGATTTTGGGGGAAGGTAGTCACCAAGAGACTCTTCAAAAAGATGCCACACAGAGACAGCTCCATCAGGTTCGGTTTCTACCACTCCAAAACAAAAAACAAGTAAATGAAATACTCAATCTTGCCGATTTTGCCTGGATTTCTTTTGCCCATTATCCAGTATTAAAGACCAATAGCCCAAACAAATTTTTTGATGCTTTGGCCGCAGGCAAACCTATTTTGGTGAATCACAAAGGATGGGTTTTTGATCTGGTAAAATCCCATGACTTAGGGATTGCCTTTCTTCCTGGAAAATGGGAAAAAGCTTGGGAGAAGTTGGACGAATTGGAATCTCAACCTAGGCGAATTCACGCCATGGGACAACGATCCCGTCAGTTGGCTTCGTTTTATTTCTCCAAAGAGTTAGCCGTAAGTCGTGTACTCGAGGTGGTAGAATCACGGCCAAAGCTTACTCTTGACTCCTCGGCCGATATCCGGATTGCCTAA
- a CDS encoding vWA domain-containing protein, which yields MKGFRFTQYVPPQDPEKNTFENLLNIFLQLVTMTGGDVAEALSWLTNLDKRYNLTNPNYGIGDFIEDLKSKGYLTEENQKGEFKITGKAEQTIRKSALEEIFGKLKRGKSGQHKTTHSGQGEERGTDRRAYEFGDNLDQIALTDSLRNAQANHGLSGDYLLTEDDLEVVETEYRSQTSTVLMIDISHSMILYGEDRITPAKKVAMALAELIKTRYPKDTLDVIVFGNDAWQIEIKDLPYLQVGPYHTNTVAGLELAMDLLRRRKNPNKQIFMITDGKPTCLKVGIKYYKNAFGIDSKILAETLKLAAQCRKLKIPVTTFMIASDPYLKEFVKEFTKVNNGNAYYSSLKGLGDLIFEDYRRNRSKRF from the coding sequence ATGAAAGGATTTCGCTTCACGCAGTATGTGCCTCCCCAGGACCCGGAGAAAAATACCTTCGAGAATTTGCTGAATATTTTCCTGCAGCTGGTTACCATGACTGGAGGCGATGTAGCCGAGGCCTTAAGTTGGCTGACCAATTTGGATAAGCGATACAACCTGACTAACCCCAATTACGGGATTGGTGACTTTATCGAAGACCTGAAATCAAAAGGGTATTTGACAGAAGAAAATCAAAAAGGAGAATTCAAAATAACTGGTAAAGCAGAGCAGACGATTCGAAAGTCTGCCTTGGAGGAAATCTTTGGCAAACTCAAGCGCGGCAAATCCGGTCAGCACAAAACTACCCATTCCGGACAAGGTGAAGAGCGTGGCACTGACCGCAGAGCCTATGAATTTGGGGACAATCTGGACCAAATCGCCCTGACTGACTCGCTTCGAAATGCCCAAGCCAATCATGGACTTTCTGGGGATTACCTGCTGACAGAGGACGATCTGGAAGTGGTCGAGACAGAATATCGCTCCCAGACCTCCACTGTATTGATGATCGATATTTCCCACTCCATGATTTTATATGGAGAAGACCGAATCACTCCTGCAAAAAAAGTGGCGATGGCTCTAGCCGAACTGATCAAAACCCGCTATCCTAAGGACACGCTTGATGTGATCGTTTTCGGAAATGATGCTTGGCAAATCGAAATCAAAGATTTGCCTTACCTACAAGTTGGTCCATACCATACCAATACTGTCGCCGGACTAGAGCTTGCGATGGATTTGCTCCGACGCAGAAAGAATCCCAACAAGCAAATCTTTATGATTACCGACGGCAAGCCCACTTGCCTCAAAGTCGGGATTAAGTACTACAAAAACGCCTTTGGCATCGACAGTAAGATCCTCGCGGAAACGCTGAAACTAGCTGCCCAATGCCGTAAACTGAAAATACCCGTGACGACCTTTATGATCGCCTCGGATCCTTATCTCAAAGAATTTGTAAAAGAGTTTACCAAAGTCAACAACGGCAACGCTTACTACAGCAGCCTGAAGGGACTTGGCGATCTCATTTTTGAAGATTATAGACGAAACCGCAGCAAACGATTTTAA
- the nth gene encoding endonuclease III, which produces MLKKQRYEAFIEHFSENMPVAETELEYENPFQLLVAVVLSAQCTDKRVNIVTRELFKHFPTAAHLAATHFDELFPYIRSISYPNNKTKHLIGLGKMLIEDFGGEVPSTVEELVKLPGVGRKTANVITSVVWQQPNMAVDTHVFRVSRRLGLVPLTAKTPLEVEKQLVKHIPKQYIHKAHHWLILHGRYTCLARKPKCEECAITHLCKYFEKNQSKIQPEE; this is translated from the coding sequence ATGCTCAAAAAACAACGATACGAGGCCTTTATCGAACATTTTTCAGAAAACATGCCAGTTGCGGAAACCGAACTGGAATATGAAAACCCCTTTCAACTCTTGGTGGCCGTAGTACTCTCTGCCCAATGTACAGACAAGCGCGTCAACATCGTGACTCGGGAATTATTTAAGCATTTTCCCACAGCTGCCCATTTGGCTGCAACCCATTTTGATGAACTTTTTCCGTATATCCGTTCTATTTCCTATCCGAATAATAAAACCAAACATCTGATTGGCTTGGGCAAAATGCTCATCGAGGATTTTGGAGGAGAGGTACCTTCCACCGTGGAGGAATTGGTTAAACTCCCAGGAGTAGGCCGCAAGACTGCCAACGTAATCACCTCAGTGGTATGGCAGCAACCCAATATGGCTGTCGATACCCATGTATTTCGAGTATCAAGACGTTTAGGACTGGTACCGCTGACGGCCAAGACTCCTTTGGAAGTAGAAAAACAATTGGTAAAACACATTCCCAAACAATACATCCACAAAGCACATCACTGGTTGATCTTGCATGGACGATATACTTGTCTGGCTCGAAAACCGAAATGTGAAGAATGCGCGATCACCCACCTGTGCAAGTATTTCGAAAAAAACCAAAGCAAAATCCAGCCTGAAGAATAA